GCCTGAGCCTGGCGCAGGTCGGCTGATCGCTGATTCATTTGACAAGGCGGGCCCGCAATGACATTTGAAACGAGGGCCCCGGAAGGCCGTCGCCTTCCTTATGGCTTTTTCCCTATGGAATTCGACCGCATCAAACGCCTCCCGCCTTACACCCTCGGCGTCGTGACCCAGCTCATGAGCGAGGCCCGCAAGCGCGGCGAGGACATCATCAACCTGGGCATGGGAAACCCCGACTTGCCCACGCCGCCGCACATCGTGAACAAGCTCGTCGAGGCCGCGAAGAAGCCCAAGAACCACCGCTACTCGGTCTCGCGCGGCATCCCCAAGCTGCGGATGGCGATCTGCGACTGGTACAAGCGCAACTACGGCGTCGAGCTCGACTTCGACCGAGAGGCCATCGCGACGATCGGCGCGAAGGAGGGGCTTTCGCACCTCATGCTTGCGACCACCGCGCCCGGCGACGTGGTCATCGTGCAGAACCCGTCCTATCCGATACACATTTACTCGACGGTCATCGCCGGCGCCGACGCGCGCAGCGTGCGCACCGACGACGAGACGGATTTTTTCGAGAACCTCGACCGCGCCACCAAGAGCATCTGGCCCAAGCCGAAGTTGTTGATCTTGAGCTTCCCGTCCAATCCGACGGGGCAGACGGTCGACTTGCCCTTCTTCGAACGCGTCATCGCCTTCGCCAAAGAGCACGGCATGATCGTCGTGCACGACTTTGCTTACGCCGACCTGGTCTTCGAGGGTCCGAAGCCGCCCAGCATCCTCCAGGTGGTGGGCGCGAAGGACGTGGCGGTCGAGTTTTACACGCTCTCCAAGAGCTACAGCATGCCGGGCTGGCGGGTCGGCTTCTGCGTCGGCAACCGCGAGATCATCGCTGCCCTCAGCAAGATCAAAAGCTACATGGACTACGGTATGTTTCAGCCCATCCAGATCGCCGCGACAGTGGCCCTGAATGGCCCCGAGAAGTGCGTCAAGGAGATCGTCGAGATCTACCGCGAGCGCCGCGACGCGCTCTGCGACGGGCTCAACCGCGTCGGTTGGCCGATCGTGAAGCCGCGGGCGACGATGTTCGTTTGGGCGAGGATTCCCGAGGCCTTCACGGCGATGGGCAGCCTTGAGTTCAGCAAATACCTCCTGCAGGAGGCCAAGGTCGCGGTCTCGCCGGGCATCGGCTTCGGCGAGCACGGCGAGGGCTACGTGCGCTTCGCCTTAGTCGAGAACGTCAAGCGCATCAAGCAGGCCGTGCAG
This DNA window, taken from Deltaproteobacteria bacterium PRO3, encodes the following:
- a CDS encoding aminotransferase class I/II-fold pyridoxal phosphate-dependent enzyme, which codes for MEFDRIKRLPPYTLGVVTQLMSEARKRGEDIINLGMGNPDLPTPPHIVNKLVEAAKKPKNHRYSVSRGIPKLRMAICDWYKRNYGVELDFDREAIATIGAKEGLSHLMLATTAPGDVVIVQNPSYPIHIYSTVIAGADARSVRTDDETDFFENLDRATKSIWPKPKLLILSFPSNPTGQTVDLPFFERVIAFAKEHGMIVVHDFAYADLVFEGPKPPSILQVVGAKDVAVEFYTLSKSYSMPGWRVGFCVGNREIIAALSKIKSYMDYGMFQPIQIAATVALNGPEKCVKEIVEIYRERRDALCDGLNRVGWPIVKPRATMFVWARIPEAFTAMGSLEFSKYLLQEAKVAVSPGIGFGEHGEGYVRFALVENVKRIKQAVQGIKKALNKR